One genomic segment of Catalinimonas alkaloidigena includes these proteins:
- the map gene encoding type I methionyl aminopeptidase — protein sequence MSITTHTELLGIQKVSEAVGITLKKMRDFAQPGMSTAELDEYGGSLLREMGARSAPKLTYGFPGWTCISLNEEVAHGIPSAKKVLKGGDLVNIDVSAELDGFWADNGGSFVVGNDVHQHAKLVEASQRILHKAIGRVRSGVRISEIGRMIESEAKKTGFRVIRNLAGHGVGRSLHEAPLEILNCYDSYNRERFRKNSVLAIETFIATHSTIAREEKDGWTLKGNRGGFVAQHEHTIMVTDQEAIILTEANEI from the coding sequence ATGTCCATCACTACACACACAGAGCTGCTCGGCATCCAGAAAGTAAGCGAAGCCGTAGGCATCACCCTGAAAAAAATGCGTGACTTTGCTCAGCCAGGTATGAGCACCGCCGAACTGGATGAATACGGAGGAAGTCTGTTGAGAGAAATGGGAGCCAGGTCTGCGCCCAAGCTCACCTATGGTTTTCCCGGCTGGACCTGCATCAGCCTAAACGAAGAAGTAGCCCACGGTATCCCTTCAGCCAAAAAGGTGTTGAAAGGTGGTGACCTGGTGAATATTGATGTATCAGCCGAACTGGATGGTTTCTGGGCAGATAATGGTGGCTCATTTGTAGTGGGCAATGATGTTCATCAGCATGCCAAACTGGTAGAAGCTTCACAGCGGATATTACACAAAGCTATTGGCAGGGTAAGAAGTGGGGTGCGCATCTCAGAAATAGGCAGGATGATAGAAAGCGAAGCCAAAAAGACTGGCTTCAGGGTAATCAGAAATCTGGCTGGGCATGGGGTAGGCAGAAGTCTGCACGAAGCACCACTGGAAATCCTGAATTGCTACGACAGCTACAATCGTGAGCGTTTTAGAAAGAACAGCGTGCTAGCCATCGAAACTTTTATCGCTACCCATTCTACCATAGCCCGTGAAGAAAAAGATGGCTGGACGCTCAAAGGTAACAGAGGAGGCTTCGTGGCCCAGCATGAGCATACCATCATGGTGACGGA
- a CDS encoding DUF1801 domain-containing protein, with protein MQSEVRTPEEYLETLTENRKEAVSLLRNTILENLPEGFEETMSYGMLGYVVPHSLYPKGYHADPKQPLPFMSLASQKNYIALYHMGIYSDKQLLKWFTDAYPKHSKSKLDMGKSCIRFKKMDQIPYELIGELSKKITPEEWINTYEHQISKR; from the coding sequence ATGCAATCAGAAGTAAGGACACCCGAGGAATATCTGGAAACGCTTACTGAGAATAGAAAAGAAGCTGTATCTTTATTAAGAAATACGATACTGGAAAACCTGCCTGAAGGTTTTGAAGAAACAATGAGTTACGGCATGCTTGGCTACGTAGTGCCCCACTCACTTTATCCGAAAGGTTATCACGCAGACCCTAAGCAGCCATTGCCCTTTATGAGTCTTGCCTCACAGAAAAACTATATCGCTCTTTATCATATGGGAATCTATTCAGATAAGCAATTATTAAAATGGTTTACCGATGCATACCCAAAACATTCAAAAAGTAAATTGGATATGGGTAAAAGCTGTATTCGCTTCAAAAAAATGGATCAGATACCTTATGAGCTCATAGGTGAACTGAGTAAAAAGATCACGCCAGAGGAATGGATCAATACTTATGAGCACCAAATCAGTAAAAGATAA
- a CDS encoding purple acid phosphatase family protein, translating into MTRQIQLSILLMLLLGFPAAAQQNTTAKITIKPYLQDATPHSIKVMWETSSGEESIVEWGTSPKLGNKTKGTAFPINYSDARVHEVSLADLERLTMYYYRVRTGKAVSEIYQFKTPPFARDEQAFQLVAMSDMQIDDGKPDKFAEIVQDGVLTYLQNEFEGEVPENLALVMIPGDLVTDGGVYEQWNEHFFTPAQDLFSQVPVYPVPGNHERNSQYFFKYFSLPRNGSPEFDEHWWYKDYGNVRIIGLDSNEGYRNRTQLGWLDEVLAKTRENDSIDFVFAQLHHPHKSELWLAGEEDFTGEVVKKLETFSTETGKPSIHFFGHTHGYSRGQSRDHKHLWINVATAGGNIDYWGEFAQQNYDEFTVTQDEYGFVMVEVDPNQGDPKFTVKRFSQGNENLERENELRDSVTVWRFDKKPSTPQAISPKNTKVNPFNIMLKANAFSSDLASAEHGASHWQLATTGDFKEPVFDSWKQFEDWYAYQDLQKDDDLTDEKLRKLNENTTYFWRVRYRDKNLNWSEWSAPARFTTEGQISSQTEEEE; encoded by the coding sequence ATGACCAGACAAATTCAACTTTCCATTCTGCTTATGCTTTTGCTGGGCTTTCCTGCCGCTGCCCAGCAAAACACTACTGCCAAAATCACCATTAAGCCTTACTTACAGGATGCTACGCCTCATTCCATCAAAGTGATGTGGGAGACTTCTTCAGGAGAAGAAAGCATCGTGGAGTGGGGGACTTCGCCTAAACTAGGCAATAAGACCAAGGGCACAGCCTTTCCGATCAATTATTCCGATGCCCGCGTGCATGAAGTCTCCCTGGCGGATCTTGAGCGACTTACAATGTATTATTATCGGGTAAGGACAGGCAAAGCGGTATCGGAGATCTATCAGTTCAAGACCCCACCTTTTGCCAGAGATGAGCAGGCTTTTCAACTGGTGGCAATGAGCGATATGCAGATTGACGATGGCAAGCCGGATAAGTTTGCCGAGATTGTGCAGGATGGTGTCCTCACTTACCTGCAAAACGAATTTGAAGGCGAAGTGCCGGAGAATCTGGCGCTGGTGATGATTCCCGGTGATCTGGTAACGGATGGTGGGGTATACGAGCAATGGAATGAACATTTCTTTACTCCCGCTCAGGATTTATTTTCTCAGGTTCCGGTCTACCCGGTTCCCGGCAATCATGAACGTAACTCCCAGTATTTCTTCAAGTACTTTAGCCTGCCCAGAAACGGCAGCCCTGAATTTGATGAGCACTGGTGGTACAAAGACTATGGCAATGTGCGCATCATCGGTTTAGACTCTAACGAAGGTTATCGCAACCGCACACAACTGGGCTGGTTGGATGAGGTACTCGCCAAAACCCGTGAGAATGATTCCATTGACTTTGTCTTTGCCCAACTGCATCATCCGCATAAGTCGGAACTCTGGCTGGCGGGAGAAGAAGATTTTACCGGAGAAGTGGTGAAGAAGCTGGAAACTTTCAGCACCGAAACCGGCAAGCCCAGCATCCACTTCTTTGGGCATACACACGGCTATTCCCGTGGACAATCCCGTGACCATAAGCATTTGTGGATCAATGTAGCTACCGCCGGAGGCAACATAGACTACTGGGGTGAGTTTGCCCAGCAAAACTACGATGAGTTTACCGTCACGCAGGACGAATACGGCTTTGTGATGGTAGAAGTAGATCCCAACCAGGGTGATCCCAAGTTTACGGTGAAGCGCTTCAGCCAGGGCAATGAGAATCTGGAGAGAGAGAATGAACTGAGAGACAGTGTTACTGTCTGGAGATTTGATAAAAAACCAAGTACTCCGCAAGCCATCTCTCCTAAGAATACTAAGGTAAACCCATTCAATATCATGCTCAAGGCCAATGCTTTCAGCAGTGACCTGGCCAGTGCCGAACATGGTGCCAGCCACTGGCAGCTAGCCACTACCGGAGATTTTAAGGAGCCGGTCTTTGATAGCTGGAAGCAGTTTGAAGACTGGTACGCCTATCAGGATTTGCAGAAAGATGATGACCTGACTGATGAAAAGCTAAGAAAGCTCAATGAAAATACAACTTATTTCTGGAGAGTGAGGTACAGGGATAAAAACCTCAACTGGAGTGAGTGGTCAGCCCCGGCCAGATTCACCACCGAAGGCCAGATAAGTAGTCAGACGGAAGAGGAAGAATAA
- the tmk gene encoding dTMP kinase yields the protein MTKNVMIALEGIDGSGKSTQIKLLAEHLEKAGHKVYTTFEPTDSPIGKMIRDIFSHRMEADHKVIAGLFVADRLNHLLSKTDGILKKLEEGYTVLTDRYYLSSYAYHSVHMEMDWVIQANAMSAELLRPALNIFIDISPEISMERINKGRDTTEMYETLDNLQLVRNKYYEAFEKVKGEEKISIIDGNRSPEAVATDVWKEVSRLLADR from the coding sequence ATGACAAAGAATGTAATGATTGCCCTGGAAGGGATAGACGGAAGTGGAAAAAGCACGCAGATTAAGCTGCTGGCCGAGCATCTGGAGAAGGCAGGACATAAAGTATATACTACCTTTGAACCCACCGACAGCCCCATCGGTAAGATGATACGGGACATCTTCAGTCACCGCATGGAAGCCGATCATAAAGTCATCGCCGGACTGTTTGTGGCCGATCGCCTCAACCATCTGCTAAGCAAAACCGATGGTATCCTGAAGAAACTGGAAGAAGGCTATACGGTGCTGACCGATCGTTATTACCTCTCATCCTACGCCTATCATTCTGTGCACATGGAGATGGACTGGGTCATACAGGCTAATGCCATGAGTGCCGAACTGCTGCGTCCTGCCCTCAATATATTTATTGACATTTCACCGGAGATCAGCATGGAACGCATCAATAAGGGGCGTGATACTACCGAAATGTACGAAACACTGGACAACCTCCAACTTGTGAGAAACAAGTATTATGAAGCCTTTGAAAAGGTAAAAGGTGAGGAGAAAATCAGCATTATTGATGGCAACCGTTCACCCGAAGCAGTAGCCACCGATGTATGGAAAGAAGTAAGCCGACTACTGGCAGATCGGTAA
- a CDS encoding DUF6090 family protein has protein sequence MKFFRNIRRQLLRESRFGRYLLYAIGEIVLVVIGILIALSINNWNQRRIIREKEQFYLKALKSEFERNKDKLQNLMEVNQQNYKGAKTIAGMISEGVSPGEQELSQLLYHAFASEIVYNPNNSLLNEMISSGSLKDVSNAELRVYLTSWESVIDNLRRQEESLRQEREKMIDLLRTDAGSVRTIFDLSGISTQELDIPLSEQHYSNLSLLTSLAFENNLLLYISNSVSTEYVHYQPLVELIDHILQLIDREIEE, from the coding sequence ATGAAATTCTTCCGCAACATTAGAAGACAACTCTTAAGGGAGAGCAGGTTTGGCAGATACCTGCTTTATGCCATCGGTGAAATCGTGCTGGTGGTAATCGGAATCCTGATTGCCCTGAGCATCAACAACTGGAATCAGCGCCGTATCATCCGGGAGAAAGAGCAGTTTTATCTGAAAGCGTTGAAAAGTGAGTTTGAAAGAAACAAGGACAAGCTACAAAACCTGATGGAGGTGAACCAGCAGAATTATAAAGGAGCGAAAACTATTGCCGGAATGATCAGTGAGGGGGTGAGTCCCGGCGAGCAGGAATTATCCCAACTACTCTACCATGCATTTGCTTCAGAGATTGTCTATAACCCCAACAACTCCCTGCTCAATGAAATGATCAGCTCGGGAAGTCTGAAAGATGTGTCCAATGCAGAACTCAGAGTTTACCTCACCTCCTGGGAATCGGTGATTGATAATCTGCGTCGGCAGGAAGAGAGTTTGCGTCAAGAGCGGGAAAAGATGATTGACTTGCTCAGAACGGATGCGGGCAGCGTCAGGACGATCTTTGACCTTAGCGGTATATCCACCCAGGAACTGGATATCCCTCTAAGTGAGCAGCACTACAGCAATCTTAGCCTGCTGACTTCCCTGGCTTTTGAGAATAATCTCCTGCTATACATCTCCAACAGCGTGAGTACGGAGTACGTCCACTATCAACCCCTGGTAGAACTGATTGATCATATACTACAATTGATAGATAGGGAGATTGAAGAATAG
- a CDS encoding IS5 family transposase produces MQSHYTRLTDDQWKVIKQFINWQRNRELDLRNVFDAILYITRTGVQWRNLPFPNFPDWQAVYYYFDKWKKNGVIEKINLSLNFLERLQNDRQATPSLGLADSQSIKLAPMICSHRGIDGNKKVNGRKRHVLVDVRGRIYQVHVHAANFHDSPQGVNLLDEKAPYSERLETIIADKTYRGTFAKAVKQIGIEFEVPNREKSTKGFVIEAKRWVVERTFA; encoded by the coding sequence ATGCAGTCACATTATACGCGACTTACTGACGACCAATGGAAAGTTATTAAACAGTTTATAAACTGGCAAAGGAATAGGGAACTAGATTTACGCAATGTTTTTGATGCAATTCTTTATATTACACGAACTGGCGTTCAGTGGCGGAACTTACCTTTCCCCAATTTTCCAGATTGGCAGGCCGTTTACTATTATTTTGATAAGTGGAAAAAGAATGGAGTTATTGAAAAAATAAACTTGTCACTAAATTTTCTAGAGAGACTACAAAATGACCGGCAGGCAACTCCAAGCCTTGGTTTAGCAGATTCTCAGAGTATCAAACTTGCCCCGATGATCTGTTCACATCGTGGCATTGATGGAAATAAAAAGGTAAATGGTAGAAAAAGACATGTGCTGGTTGATGTCCGTGGTAGAATTTACCAAGTACATGTTCATGCTGCAAACTTCCACGATAGCCCTCAAGGAGTGAATTTATTAGATGAGAAGGCTCCGTATTCCGAACGTTTAGAAACGATAATAGCAGATAAAACTTATCGTGGAACTTTTGCTAAAGCAGTAAAGCAAATAGGGATAGAGTTTGAAGTGCCTAATAGAGAAAAAAGCACAAAGGGATTTGTAATAGAAGCTAAAAGGTGGGTAGTAGAAAGGACTTTTGCTTGA
- a CDS encoding SGNH/GDSL hydrolase family protein has protein sequence MLTTDLYAQEQTAEDSIQYYGKDHFLIEGSCVDESLKSNPYHRLPDSYKEKVREPVWELSKSSAGITVRFMSNSSSISAKWTVLNDADMPHMAETGIKGLDLYYKHQGKWQYVNTAKPSGKENEALLVEHMSSEMQAYKMFLPLYDGLEKLEIGIDAGSVIQKPEPLTQKPIIFYGTSITQGGCASRPGMAHTSIISRKLDTEVVNFGFSGNGKMEVPIAELIAQTDARFYVIDCLPNMKPDKVSARTIPLVEIIRKHQPETPIVLVENLIYEGAYLNQELNDLLQRKNAALKEEYEKLQEKGIKHIYYVSQEGALRDDHEATVDGVHFTDLGFLRFADHLLTNFETFGLLDE, from the coding sequence ATGCTCACAACAGATCTCTATGCTCAGGAGCAGACCGCTGAGGACAGCATTCAGTACTATGGAAAGGATCATTTTCTGATTGAGGGAAGCTGTGTAGACGAATCTCTCAAGTCTAATCCTTACCATCGGCTACCGGATTCCTATAAAGAAAAGGTCAGAGAGCCGGTCTGGGAACTGTCCAAATCATCAGCTGGCATAACTGTACGTTTTATGTCCAATTCATCTAGCATCAGTGCGAAGTGGACGGTACTCAATGACGCGGATATGCCCCATATGGCGGAAACCGGTATCAAAGGGCTGGACCTGTACTATAAGCATCAGGGCAAGTGGCAATACGTCAATACCGCCAAACCATCAGGAAAAGAGAATGAAGCATTGCTGGTTGAGCATATGAGCAGTGAGATGCAAGCGTACAAAATGTTTCTTCCCCTGTATGATGGTCTGGAAAAGCTGGAAATAGGTATAGATGCTGGCAGCGTGATACAGAAACCTGAACCTTTAACACAAAAGCCGATCATTTTTTATGGCACCAGCATTACGCAAGGCGGTTGTGCTTCCCGTCCCGGCATGGCGCATACCAGTATCATTTCCCGAAAGCTGGATACAGAAGTGGTGAACTTTGGCTTTAGTGGCAACGGCAAGATGGAAGTACCCATTGCCGAACTGATCGCCCAAACTGATGCTCGTTTTTATGTGATAGATTGCCTACCCAATATGAAGCCGGATAAAGTCAGTGCACGTACGATTCCTCTGGTGGAGATCATCCGTAAGCATCAGCCTGAAACGCCCATTGTACTGGTAGAAAACCTGATCTATGAAGGGGCATATCTCAATCAGGAACTGAACGATTTGCTGCAAAGAAAGAACGCGGCACTGAAAGAAGAATATGAGAAACTACAGGAAAAGGGAATTAAGCATATCTATTATGTGAGCCAGGAGGGGGCTCTGAGAGATGATCATGAAGCTACGGTAGATGGGGTACATTTTACTGATCTGGGTTTTCTCCGCTTTGCCGATCATCTGCTTACCAACTTTGAGACTTTCGGGCTGCTGGATGAATAG
- a CDS encoding sulfotransferase domain-containing protein: MLIISIPKSASTSLLDTFGKLHALPSRQLDFKNNQADERFPLLGSYHNDTCKLSKEDISIFLDKKKLYKQHILPTEQHLKLLRTTKKVVLLRNPYDILLSYRRGTLKNIHGEKNGFKISFTEGEWIEAAQKNGFLEELRQFYNGWAQHNDEYTLLLGYKELVREPLRSINKIEKFYELPLTKRKITLSRKRYSRHSKIVDINSAFRRKLMRLIAKNNIYEPLKGCQTYLREHGIKWV, from the coding sequence ATGCTGATTATTTCTATCCCTAAAAGTGCAAGCACTTCATTACTGGACACTTTTGGCAAGCTACACGCTCTACCCTCAAGGCAGCTAGATTTCAAGAACAATCAAGCGGATGAAAGATTCCCTCTTTTAGGCAGTTACCATAATGATACCTGTAAACTCAGTAAAGAAGATATATCCATTTTTCTTGATAAAAAGAAACTTTATAAGCAACACATTCTGCCCACTGAGCAACATCTGAAATTGCTGAGGACTACCAAAAAAGTTGTTTTACTAAGAAATCCATATGATATCCTCTTGTCTTACCGTCGGGGTACATTAAAAAATATACACGGAGAAAAAAATGGCTTTAAGATCAGTTTTACAGAGGGAGAATGGATTGAAGCAGCGCAGAAAAATGGTTTCCTGGAAGAGTTAAGACAGTTTTACAATGGCTGGGCGCAGCATAATGATGAATATACTCTTCTACTGGGATACAAAGAATTAGTGAGAGAGCCATTAAGGTCAATTAATAAAATTGAGAAGTTTTATGAACTCCCACTCACGAAGAGAAAAATAACGCTTTCAAGAAAGCGGTACTCTCGCCATTCAAAAATAGTGGATATCAATAGCGCTTTTCGCAGAAAACTTATGCGCTTAATCGCAAAAAATAATATCTATGAACCCCTGAAAGGTTGCCAAACCTACCTGCGTGAACATGGTATCAAATGGGTTTAG
- a CDS encoding carboxylesterase/lipase family protein: MRRLIYTIGCICLMSNTVMAQSENTSVRTKIENGVIEGFHNAETGLDMFFGIPFAKPPVEDLRWKAPQKAEAWEGILETKSFAPSPVQTNVFGDMEFRSDTVSEDCLYLNIWTPALNKSEGLPVLVYFYGGGFVAGDGSEPRYDGASMAQKGMVAVTVNYRLNIFGFFAHPELSEEAPYNASGNYGLLDQHAALEWVQKNIAAFGGDPAQVTIAGESAGSISVSAQMASPLSKDLIAGAIGESGAAIKPTLAPVPLAEAEQIGKEFAENAGFNSLEELRATSTEEIFGAYNESKRFGFPSVIDGYFFPKSLPEIFRAGEQAQVPLLLGWNSAEIPGMAFMQGQPYTEENYIQKVKEAYPEDYEQVLELYPHGSPQEIELSATALASDRFIAYSTWKWFDLHRKNSDQPVYRYLYSKLRPPLVDETLESGLAGGTVKKEDNASPRPDPVGAPHAAEIEYAMGNLHLIDVYAWEEEDHNVSETMQNYFANFVLSGNPNGKGLPNWPSADASDTTPPVMVIDVESKAVEAKNDSRYLFLDRVYEND, translated from the coding sequence ATGAGAAGATTAATTTATACGATAGGATGTATTTGTCTGATGAGTAATACTGTCATGGCCCAAAGTGAAAATACCTCTGTACGAACTAAAATTGAAAATGGTGTGATAGAAGGTTTTCATAATGCGGAAACCGGACTGGATATGTTTTTCGGTATCCCATTTGCCAAACCACCAGTTGAAGATTTACGCTGGAAAGCGCCTCAGAAAGCAGAAGCATGGGAAGGGATTTTGGAAACTAAATCTTTTGCGCCTTCTCCAGTACAAACCAATGTTTTTGGCGATATGGAATTTCGTTCGGATACCGTGAGCGAAGACTGCCTTTACCTAAACATCTGGACTCCGGCACTCAATAAATCAGAAGGTCTTCCTGTGCTGGTATATTTTTATGGAGGAGGATTTGTAGCAGGTGATGGCTCCGAACCTCGTTATGATGGTGCCAGCATGGCGCAAAAAGGTATGGTGGCCGTTACTGTAAACTATCGCTTAAATATTTTTGGTTTTTTTGCTCATCCCGAACTGAGTGAAGAGGCTCCTTACAATGCTTCAGGGAATTATGGATTGCTTGATCAGCATGCGGCTTTGGAGTGGGTACAAAAAAATATTGCGGCTTTCGGTGGTGATCCTGCTCAAGTGACAATTGCAGGAGAATCTGCCGGTTCTATCTCGGTAAGTGCGCAAATGGCTTCACCACTGTCTAAAGACCTGATTGCCGGAGCGATAGGAGAGAGTGGCGCTGCCATCAAACCTACCTTAGCGCCGGTGCCGCTGGCTGAAGCAGAGCAAATAGGTAAAGAGTTTGCTGAAAACGCGGGCTTTAATTCGTTAGAAGAACTTAGGGCAACCAGTACCGAAGAAATATTTGGTGCATACAATGAGTCCAAGCGTTTTGGCTTTCCCTCAGTGATAGACGGTTATTTCTTTCCTAAATCTTTACCAGAAATATTTAGAGCCGGAGAACAAGCCCAGGTACCTTTACTCTTGGGGTGGAATTCAGCTGAAATACCGGGCATGGCATTTATGCAAGGGCAGCCATATACTGAAGAAAACTACATACAAAAAGTAAAAGAAGCTTATCCTGAAGATTATGAACAGGTACTGGAATTGTACCCTCATGGATCACCCCAAGAAATTGAACTGTCAGCTACCGCTCTGGCATCTGACCGGTTTATTGCTTACAGTACCTGGAAATGGTTTGACCTCCACCGAAAAAATTCCGATCAGCCGGTATACAGATATCTCTATAGCAAGTTAAGGCCACCATTGGTTGATGAGACCCTGGAATCAGGACTAGCCGGAGGTACGGTAAAAAAAGAAGACAACGCTTCACCACGCCCGGATCCGGTAGGTGCGCCTCATGCTGCTGAAATAGAGTATGCCATGGGCAACCTCCATTTGATTGATGTGTATGCCTGGGAGGAGGAAGACCACAATGTATCGGAAACCATGCAGAACTACTTCGCTAATTTTGTGCTGAGTGGTAATCCTAATGGAAAAGGATTACCAAACTGGCCTTCGGCGGATGCCAGTGATACTACTCCTCCGGTCATGGTGATAGATGTGGAGTCCAAAGCAGTAGAAGCAAAAAATGATAGCCGCTACCTTTTTCTTGATAGGGTTTACGAAAACGATTGA
- a CDS encoding sulfatase-like hydrolase/transferase — MTKTASNTHYFIVSSHKLIDQTSTYHFFLLFIILGFTACTSHEESKTPNVILIMADDMGYECLSTYGSQSYHTPVLDSLAAQGIRFDQAVSQPLCTPSRVKIMTGLYNYRNYDYFGHLQNEAYTFGNLMKEAGYATCIAGKWQLNGLAYKEEIPHWNDAGRPHQFGFDEYCLWQLTKTRGEGERYADPLIEQNGRVLENLEDSYGPDIFADFILDFIERKQDSSFFIYYPMVLVHDPFVPTPDSEDWMDKSMRYQNDTAYFKDMVAYTDKIVGKIARQLRELELDENTIFIFTGDNGTHPTIYSQTDERIIQGGKGNTIDAGTHVPLIAYWPDKIKRGIVYEGLIEFSDFFPTLADVVRKEVNTDGKSFYPLLSGENPEARNTAFVHYDPRWGKNVNQHRNRFVRTLDYKLYQDGHFYQLSEDIQEQNALTETTLSEDEKEVKSMLEEALNKHPAWNSQAAENK, encoded by the coding sequence ATGACAAAAACAGCAAGCAACACCCATTATTTTATAGTCAGTTCACATAAACTTATTGACCAAACTTCTACATACCACTTCTTTCTACTTTTCATTATTTTGGGCTTTACGGCCTGCACTTCTCATGAAGAAAGTAAGACTCCTAATGTCATACTGATCATGGCAGATGATATGGGCTATGAATGTTTAAGTACCTACGGTAGCCAGTCTTATCATACGCCAGTGCTGGACTCCCTGGCTGCCCAGGGCATCCGCTTTGATCAGGCGGTATCTCAGCCCCTATGTACCCCTTCGCGGGTCAAGATCATGACCGGACTTTACAACTATCGTAATTATGATTATTTCGGACACCTGCAAAATGAAGCCTATACCTTTGGTAATCTGATGAAAGAGGCGGGCTATGCCACCTGTATTGCCGGCAAGTGGCAGTTGAATGGGCTGGCCTATAAGGAAGAAATTCCCCATTGGAACGATGCAGGCAGACCTCATCAGTTTGGCTTTGATGAATATTGTCTTTGGCAACTTACTAAGACCAGAGGAGAGGGAGAAAGGTATGCTGATCCGCTCATTGAACAAAATGGCAGAGTGCTGGAGAATCTTGAAGACAGCTATGGACCCGATATCTTCGCTGATTTTATTCTTGACTTTATAGAACGTAAACAAGACTCATCCTTTTTTATCTATTACCCAATGGTATTGGTACATGATCCTTTCGTGCCTACCCCGGATTCTGAAGATTGGATGGATAAAAGTATGCGTTATCAGAATGATACCGCCTATTTCAAAGATATGGTCGCCTATACTGACAAGATAGTAGGCAAAATAGCTCGTCAACTCCGGGAGTTGGAGCTTGATGAAAATACCATATTTATCTTTACCGGAGACAATGGTACTCATCCTACCATCTATTCCCAGACTGATGAGCGTATAATTCAGGGAGGAAAAGGTAACACCATTGACGCCGGTACGCATGTGCCTCTGATTGCTTACTGGCCGGACAAAATAAAGCGGGGCATTGTCTATGAAGGCCTGATTGAGTTCAGTGATTTCTTCCCCACACTGGCTGATGTGGTACGCAAGGAAGTAAACACTGATGGCAAAAGCTTTTATCCCTTACTAAGCGGTGAAAATCCAGAAGCCCGGAATACAGCTTTTGTTCATTACGATCCGAGGTGGGGTAAAAATGTGAATCAACACCGGAACCGTTTTGTCAGAACGCTGGATTATAAGCTGTATCAGGATGGTCACTTTTATCAACTTTCTGAAGATATACAGGAGCAAAATGCATTAACTGAAACCACACTTTCTGAAGATGAAAAGGAGGTAAAATCAATGCTGGAGGAAGCCCTGAACAAACACCCTGCGTGGAATAGCCAGGCTGCGGAAAACAAATAA
- a CDS encoding DUF1569 domain-containing protein, which translates to MALPNIFDKEVSENTIHRIDQLKPDTQPLWGKMNVSQMLAHCNVTYEMVYEDKHPKPNFLMKFFLKSFIKETVTGEKPYKRNTRTAPAFLIIDSRDFEKEKTRLINYIRKTQELGEVHFDNKASHSFGKLNINEWNNMFYKHLDHHLNQFGV; encoded by the coding sequence ATGGCTTTACCTAATATTTTTGACAAGGAAGTTTCGGAAAATACAATACACAGAATCGATCAGCTCAAGCCGGACACACAACCACTTTGGGGTAAGATGAATGTATCACAGATGCTGGCGCACTGCAATGTTACTTATGAAATGGTGTATGAGGACAAACATCCCAAGCCCAACTTTCTGATGAAATTCTTCTTAAAATCTTTTATCAAAGAAACAGTAACCGGTGAAAAGCCCTATAAGCGAAATACACGTACTGCCCCGGCTTTTTTGATCATAGATTCCAGAGACTTTGAAAAAGAAAAGACCCGTTTGATCAATTATATCAGGAAAACCCAGGAATTAGGAGAGGTTCATTTTGACAACAAAGCCTCTCACTCATTTGGTAAGCTGAACATCAACGAATGGAACAATATGTTTTACAAGCACCTGGATCATCATCTAAATCAATTTGGCGTCTAA